Sequence from the Larimichthys crocea isolate SSNF chromosome XXIII, L_crocea_2.0, whole genome shotgun sequence genome:
GCTTTAAATAGCTGGTGAAACCTGAAATATATGCACAATTGAGGCtggaaaataatataatattactgCACTATCCTGCTTGGATATAGCGGGAACACGTGGAGCTCACCTCATCTGGTAAATATGAACATATCCTTTTAAAATAACGTtagccctgaaaaaaaaaagaggagtaagtccaaaaatatgcaaaatatatttaaatttgtaaAAAGTAGAAGAATAAAATGTTCTTCGTActctttctgctgtttcttAGTGAGCACGGGACTGAGAGCCGTCAGGAGCTTCTCCAGGTTGAACAGCCCGACGTTGGCCTGAGCTCCTATGCTGTATCTGCCCTCATCGTCGGACGTGTTGGGGACGAAATCTGAAACATCACAGCTTCGTTTGTGACATTTGACGAGAGCAAGACAGTTCAGTTATTCTGATGAAACGCCGACAATGCAGTGTGGGTACACACCGGGGTTATACGACTCCATGAAGCCAAACGGTCCGTAGTCGATGGTGATGGAGAGGAGACTGAAGTTGTCCGTGTTGCACACGCCTGTCGTGATGATAATAAACACAGTGGATATCAGTAGATGCTGGTAAAGACTGTGATAAATGTTCAGACGGGTTAGGTGCTCACCATGTGCAAACCCAACCGACATCCACTGGGCAATCAGGTGTGCTGTTTCATTTACAACTGTGGAGTAAAACAcctggaaatataaaaacatacgAAGGATGAAACAagtaagaaacaaacaacatacaaCGTACGGATATACAGTTACTACAGTGTAAAGTTTCTGAGACATGAAAAGCTTCTTTAACAGTTAAATtcccataaaaaaacaaaaatttttTGACTGAACTCACCAAATATTTATCTGGATCATCTGAACCGATTGAAGAAAAATGCTCATCGATCACAAAGTTTAACAGCTttctaaaaaaacagaacataattATGTTACAAGCTGTACTTTAGTATTCAATAAGAGgttataaaatgtaaagaaaagaacattACGTGGTGAAACTCACCTCAGGAGATCTATCTCTCCACTTTGAGATAAAATTTCCAAAGAGCCAATCCGAAACCACGACTTTGCTAACCGGAGAACAACAGctcctgataaaaaaaaaaagaagctctgatTAAAACAGAAGACACAAATTAAACGTGATTAATGTGATAATGAGTAAATGTTTTGtacctctctctgtgttcacgTTGCCATTGTAGAACTGATCCCTCATCACCGGCTCGTCACTCACGATTAgactaaaaacaaagcaaagacatCAGATCAGGAGAACGTGGTGCGTCTGCTTCATTGATTCAAATTCTGTCCTTTCATAGGggtcaaacacaaataaagatacaaaTAAAGGATCACAATGGATGAACATCCAGGGATTCAATATTGAGATGGTGGGAGACAACGATAAACTAAACTGGTTGGACAACACAGACATCcttggagtgtgcaggactcttaAAAACCTTCGATGACCCTATGGTGGCATCCGCACCACTCAACAAACTAGTCAAGAGggtcagctctgtcctggactgcccccttCAGCAACAGATACATcagctactcccaccatgtaagaaggagctccaCCTGTGCCTCACCTGGCAGCTCTGCTGGTTGGAACATGCAGGAAATGCATGGCTTCACTGCACAGGAACTCCCTGACGGAAGAACGGATCACAGCTCGGCCGTCTCCTGACCTGTatgaacagatgaaaacaatgagaaagaaagagggaacaAAAAAAGTGTATGCCGggaaaaataaccaaacataCCTCGAATAAGGTGTTTTGCCAGAGCCTTTGAGCTGCAGTTCCCATATTCCTCCGTTCCTGTGGTGCATTTGATTTGGTAAATAATAAATCTTTAACTGGTGGTGCACCTTAAATATACAAGAAGCATTCAAAAATACTCTTACCTGTCGGTATACTGACCCAGAGAATGTGCTCGACCATCGCCCAGCTGACCTGCCCAGTAGCCAAACTGATGGATATAGTCATCACACACTGTGATCAGATCTAGTCTGTACACGAGTTTTATTATCTTTAAAGAGCACACTCTACCTGATGACCTCCATATCTGTGTGCAAGCGGTACAGATCCTGGCAGCAGCTTGCCACCACTGGCGTAATGCAGGAACTCCTCAGACTGCGTTACAGCCATGTCTACGTTTAAGATCCCCTCAAGGACGTCCTGTTGAGACAAGCTGAAGTATAAGTGGATGGTTGTGTTATTAAAACACAGTGCGTACTCATGGTGATATTACAACATCCACCTTGGAGACTGCTGCCAGTCTTAACGGGCCTTTCAGCGGGGTTGGGATGGATTTGGAGAAGATGCAGTTCTTCACAGTGCGAACAAAGTTTCCATCGACTTCGTCTAACGGGAATgcatctgcagagagaggacagaatgACGGTGACCCTTTCATTGCATGCATCGACCTTCCTGTAACGACATTATGAATCCAGTTTTACCTATAAGCTTCGTGCAGGACACGCTGAATTGGTCCAGATCCTGCATGAGGTTTGAAGCATTCACGTTCCACCTGGATCTGATGGCGTCTGGTGACGTTTTTTTGTCATGACCGTGGCAGTCACGGTCAGTACTTTGGCAGGACTCGAGGGCGTATACAGGTGTGACACTGACTGCTGCTACCAGAGCAAAGACTAACACTGTGTGTACGCTGGACATCTCTACAGATGTACCTGCACTGTGAGCAAGCATGTATTCTAAACCTGTACTCTGTATATGTATTATTCATATATTGATGCATTAACATGAAACCACCTCATATACTGCTAAAGTGCATCATATCTTAACCTACTAAAGAGTTAAACTGGAGTTAAAATAtactatttttcttttaaatgtactACTGTACATGTACTAGTACTACTCTATCATACTATATAGATGTAGTGTTTTGTagactaatatatatatatagtgtttaagtgtaaaaaaatatgtgtataaatgtacctaactagttactttccaccaaaACTACCAATGCTAAGTTAGTTAGCACACATTTAACTGCTCCACCTTCACTGAAAACACTATTTTATTAACTTTCTGTCAGTTGTATTCAAACAAATATGAGTAAAAACACACTATATGAACTGTAGAATGGGTGTTAAACATATTTCAGCTCGTTTTATTACCAATAAAAATCGCATTTAGCATAGTTAGCCTTGATAGCGTTAGCATTAGTTAGCTACGTTAGCTTAGCCCTTAGCCACCAGGCTACTACTAGCCACGTCCCCAAATATGGTCATATATTTCCTGTTGACTTTTCATAACATATTTTATAACttcattttattaataaataacagcACATCACGTCTATACCGCCGcgtttctgttttaaaaacattattttttattaatattaaagtttAGACGTTAGCTGCTCTCTCTACTTTCCACCAAAACGCCCAATGCTAAGTTAGTTAGCACACCATCCAACTGCTCCACCTTCACTGAAAACGctattttattaactttttgtCAGCTGTATTCAAACAAATATGACTAGAAACACACCATATGAACCGTAGAATGGGTGTTAAACATATTTCAGCTCGTTTTATTATCGAAATATCGCAGTTAGCCTTGATAGCGTTAGCTGGAACTAGCAGCTACTTTAGCTTAGCGCTTAGCTACCAGGCTACTACTAGCCTCGTCCCCCAAATATGGTCGTAACTTCCACCTTCACTAAAAACgcttttattaactttttatcAGCTGTATTCAAACAAATATAACTAAAAACACACCATATGAACCGTTGAATGGGTGTCAAACATATTTCAGCTCGTTTTATTATCGAAATATCTCATATAGCATAGTTAGCATTGATAGCGTTAGCTGGAActagcagctagttagcttagctctTAGCCACCAGGCTACTACTAGCCTCGTCTCCAAATATGGTCGTATACTTCCACCTTCACTAAAAACGctattttattaactttttgtCAGCTGTATTCAAACAAATATAACTAAAAACACACCATATGAactgtaaaacatatttcagctcGTTTTATTATCGAAATATCTCATATAGCATAGTTAGCTGGAACTAGCAGCTACGTTAGCTTAGCTCTTAGCCACCAGACTACTACTAGCCTCGTCCCCCCAAATATGGTCGTATATTTCCTGATAACATATTTTTATAACTTCATTTTATTAACACATAACGCCACATCACGTCTACACCGCCGcgtttctgttttaaaaactttaatttggattaatattaaatattaaaggacGTTAGCTGCTCTCTCTTCAACTTCCAACGGCTAACTCCTTGTTGCGCAACGTCACCAACCGACAGCCGTTCCTTCCGGTTCCGTTCACATACATCCAGTCCTGATGCACGCTGCCGCTGCGGAACATGGCGGGTCCGTGGTGGAGCCAGTGCCGGAGGTGGAGTACGAGGTGTCCTAACGCGGGTTTACGCCAAACATTTCGGCGTCTTAACGGCGGGTGTGTGTCCTCGCTGGGGCGGTCACCCTGGAGCTCCGGACCGAGGAGCGAGGTGAGTTTGTGGCCGGTTACGCAGCGCGTCTGGTCCGGGctgtcaaacacacaggaaggtcacacacacctctgagATGTTTCCACTGCGCGCCTGGTTCATCAGTTTGTCGGCTGTGACAGTCACTGACAGTGTAGCTGCTTCAACAggagctgctgcttcttttaaaAGAATTTCTTAAACGTGCAGAGACTTGTTGCAGGCTGCTTCAAAGCTCGCTCAGCTGCCACAAAGGTCAAGACCTGCTCCTGGTTTGTTACACTAAGCTCTGTCCTTTACTGAGCAAGCTGGTCACCTCCAACTAACCAACATCTGATCAATGCACACTCATGCAGACTGGATTCAAAccatgcattcattcattcattcattcatttgacatTGACATTGTTACTCCAGATTCCCAAGAAACACATGTTATGTTAAAATAAAGTAGTAAAGTACAAAAGGGTTGCAGGATttgggaagaaaataaaaaaaaatctatatgtttttgttgtatttgaaacatttttgaaTTGTAAAAGaacctcttttaaaaaataagctGACACGACTCACGTGTGTTACTCCAGATTCCcaagaaacacatgaacaaatatttaaaaaatatcagtatatttacatttctgtaaactggttttgttaccttaaaggAAATGTACAGAGACTTTAAAGTTTCCTTGACTTTGTGACTAAACTTCGTCCTCGCTTAAGTGACATATGCGGCATGAAATATGTGATTTAATTCAAAGTAACATCAGATCATACAGATATTTGAAGTTAAGATATCAAGTCCAACTCCGTACatgtaatgttaaaataagGTTTATTTAGTAGACTCATTACCTTTCTGAcggtgtcaacaaaaactgaaactttctgAGCTTCGTAAAAGTAGTTTCCATGAACAGCTGCATTAcattgtacaggtgtacctgatgatgtttgtttgaagtCGTCTCATTTCTAAAGTCCTTCAGTGTCGTGTTCTTTGACATTTCAGGGGCGACCATCACCGCTATCAACACAGATTAACCCAAATACTCTAAATTTTACATCCTCCCTCACCAGGTGAGTTTTGCACTGTGACCAAACTATCCACTGCAGTTTTTAACACACTATAATTTTGCAATTTTGGTTAAATGTCAAGCCGAGATTTTCATAATAACATGAAATAGTTGcagggtttttttctgttgacgTCAGGAAGATGCAGCTCCAACATCAACCCGTCGAATAATACaattgacattttctttcacagttcctgtttgtgtctttctctgCAGACATAAGTCACGGTTGCTGGTTCACACGATACCGTCTTGCTGCTACAGAACGATACACAGCGATGCGAAGCCGAAGGACCCCTTCACGTTAGCCCAGAACGATTTAAAGAGTTTATACGACGACATCAGAAAGGTACGTTTTCAATACAATACGGACTCGGAGTCTGGCTTGGTAGTTGATGATAGTtgaaataaacaacatgaaTTTCATTCCTCTGCCTCACAGGAGCTGTTTGTATCCAAAGAAGAGCTCAAGTTTCTATGTGACTACTACTTTGATGGCAAAGGCAAAGCCATCCGACCAATGATAGTCGTCCTGATGGCCCGGGCACTCAACATCCACAGCAACAGAGCTGGGTAAACTATTATGTTTAATCTGTAACATCTATAAGAGCACCACACCCTCTTATATTATCACATGAAGTATAATCGAgggtttttatttcatctcgCATCATGCGATCTGTCGTCGGCCTTTGTCCTCTGCAGAGATTTGCTCCCGGGGCAGAGGGCCATAGCTATGATCTCAGAAATGATCCACACTGCCAGCCTGGTGCACGATGACGTCATAGACGGATCAGATAAACGAAGGGGGAAGAAAACCATCAATAATatgtggggagaaagaaaagtaaGGAGACTAAAGTCAGTCCAGATCTCCTGTATGTTTTTTGAGgatataaatatgatttattttactcTCTTTCAGGCTATCCTGGTTGGAGATTTCATCCTCTCGGCCGCCTCCATGGCCTTGGCTCGTATTGGTAACATAACTGTGGTTAAAGTGTTGTCCCAGGTGATAGAGGACCTGGTGCGAGGTACGGTAATCAGATTTTTTGGCTAACATGTCCATTAACTAATTAACAAACTGATCTAATGTACGCCGACTGTGCCTCCAGGTGAGTTCATGCAGCTGGGCTCCAAAGAGAACGAGAACGAGCGATTCAAACACTACCTCGAGAAAACCTTCAAGAAGACGGCGAGTCTTATTGCGAACAGTTGTAAAGCAGTATGTACGTTCTGTCTCCACACAAATATCACATAGTTGGAAAAAAGCCTCGGCTTCTACACTTTTTGCCTTTTGTTGACTGTGTTTCCTTCGATTTAAGGTATCCATCCTCGTGAACTCTGATCCCGAAGTTCATGAAATAGCCTATCAGTACGGGAAGAATGTTGGCATCGCATTTCAGGTGAGCTTTCTTTATCTGTTGGACTTAAAATATCTATAGTTTATTTGATAAGTGAGACCCAAAGCTCGATTTGGCACGACATGAATCGAATTTTGAACGTCTAAAAGTATAAAATGATTGACTGGGTTCATTTTTCTCCGTCCTGTAGTTGGTGGATGACGTCTTGGACTTCACATCAGGAGCCAGCCACTTGGGGAAACCCACGGCTGCAGATCTCAAACTGGGCTTGGCCACCGGTCCGGTCCTGTTTGCTTGTCAACAGGTGAGACGGACATCAAAATTTTAGCTGGGTCGTGTGTTTTTCGCCACGCGTCACCATCTGCTGTCAGTCTTTAACCCCaacgtctttctgtctttgcagtTTCCTGAGCTCCACGCAATGATCATGAGACGTTTCAGCACTAAAGGAGACGTAGATCGAGCCTGGCAGTACGTCCTTCAGGTACAACCAATCAAATACAATAAACTagactttaaaaacatctgctCGTGTGATCAAAACCTTAAAACGACACATTAAAACCTCACGTAAGCTGTGTAGTTTGActtggtgatggaggaggtggctTTTATTGAGACAGTGTTCCTTTTTAGAGGTTGTTTATGTCAAAACCAAGGTGCATATTTGCACTTTTACTGCCCCAACTGTCTACTTGATGGTCCAAAAATCCTATCAGGGGTATTCATTTAACTGTGAAAGAGAAGTAGAACACAACATCCTCGCTAAACTTTTCCTTCCGTTGTAGAGCGACGGCGTGCAGCAGACCAACTACCTGGCCCAGCGCTACTGTCAAGAAGCCATTAGGCAGGTCAGCATGCTGAGGCCGTCGCCAGAGAGAGACGCTCTCATCAGGCTCACTGAGATGGTACTCACCAGAGACAAGTGAACCTCCACTCCTGGGCTTCAGTTCAGGCAGCTACCTGTGGGAAAGCAACTCGGCCTGCCCATCACCCAAAATGGCAGGGAGACGTCACGGAGAGTTTGGTTCAGACGGATCCCTGGTGCTGATTTTAGTGCCAAGTTTGGATGCACATGGCAGTAAAGTGATTTGTGAGAAGGTTTAATCAGAATTAAGGGATCAAAACAGCATGCAGGGGTCTCTCTGAGCTAATGTTTCATGGCTCTCTCAACCAAAACCAAAATATACACAAGGCTGAGTTGCttatattataaaaaacacattttttttttagtaaaatcCTGGAGTGATGATTTGAAATATTATAATGGTAATGGATGGTGACACTGAAAACCAAGTACTGTAACTGCAACGACCTCCCGGGCCTCGACACTAGCTGACTGCGACTCGACAGTCTGTTACACGCTAGCGCTGAGCTGCGGCgttgcaacaaacaaaacaaaaaaagaaatcatgagACTTTGtcattggtgtgtttgtttcgAGATCCGTCCACACCTCCGAGGCCAAAAAGTCTCTTTGACTTGTGAAATGTCATACGGTTCGTGCCCCGTAACAATCAAGGCCTTAACATCTACAATGACTGTGTACTCAATAAAACTatcaagttgttgttttttttatttaagctgAGCCTTCGCTTCCTTTTTAATTCCTTCCAAAGTGACCACACATGCATGTTGTACATAGAATTGTTTATTATAAAAGACTGTACATTAATTTTTCAATCAACATATTATATGTACAAATGAAGGGCAGACAGGGATAGATCAAGATTTCTACTTGTGAAATTGAGCCGGAACACGTCGTTTTTTTAATATTGGAAATACTAAAGCAAACGGGCAAAAATATCAAGGCATTAGCTACAGTATCCTGAAATGATGaatgcatttgaaaaaaaaaaaggtcatgttAGATGTACGTTTGAGGGCCAACAACGAAAAAATACAATGTCATAAAGATGATTCTTAGACCTGAGTGAAACCTAATATTGTTCGGCTACTCAAGTTAAAATATGTACACCTGTGCAGCCCCGAGGATTTCATGTTCAGAGCATTCAACATGGTCCTTTTGAACCCAGAGCAGGTCGTTGTTGCTTGGTGAAGGTTGCGGAGGTATTAGAGGTTGTTTATTGGTCTACGTTACAGCTGAATTGTCTCATGGCAGTGTCAGGCAACGACAATTCCAGTCTAACTATCACTGCACACCACCGGCTGTCTATCTATCAAGGAGTCCGTTATTGCCAATGTTACCAATGGATCCTACGAGTTTTTAAAGTGGATTAGTAGAAAGTTAATAACAGTGATGTGACAATCTCAAAAAATGCTTGATAataagccaaaaaaaataaaaaatatctggAATGTGTCCTTGCTTCAAAACAGATCTAAATGCATGAAAAagtaaactatttttttttattttcgtGATTCGAAACGGCatttaaagtccgtgtaaaggcaattccgtgatttattttaaaatacattaaacatgttggagaatagttgctgaaaacacgtgaaaagactttgataCATCATGAAATGTGGCGttacagtttaaaacagttttcagtcgCAGGaatttgtgggcggtccttaaaagGGTGGCccgatgacacgctgaggccaccctgagcagagagatagagatgaattaatctcgctgagagtgtttcaaagtttgtcatgtcattttctgaactcatttgacacgtttcagtcgctttcAGGGAACGCAGGGCAtgcggacacgcccccacagtcctggagctgagaattcatttttacctgattttgacacctaattttataaacttgtcgatatttttaatcattcaaatttggctttcttctttggtccgaacacatatttattctttctttacacggactttaaaggGTGAAACTGTGAGAgtcccaccaaaaaaaaaaaaaagttcagtgaTTTCAACAGtgtaataaaaatcaaaaaggtGAATACATTTACAACATAATGGAAGCATAATGTCGATAAACTTAAGATTACATTATATCTCTTAaaattttgcatgctttaacGCCAAGACTGATTTTTCCGTAGtagtgatttgtgtttttttgaaataCCATACACAGTATTTAAATTTGTAAATCATCGACAGGCcatctgtgtattttttttaatttagcaaAATCGGCCTTTTACGGAGTCGAGAAGGGCACCACTAATGAAAACTATCATAATCGACATTCACTGAATTCACATTACATAAACCCAAGTGGCTGCAGCTCacattatatatacacaactgACAGTACAAACACTTCAACTGAAGGTGTTTAACAtgacattaacatttttatttgttccaTCAAAGCTAATACTcttgttcacaaaaaaaaaaaagtttcagttcCGAATTGcgaatttgttttttgtttttaaagtccAGGCAAGATGACGACGTACATCCTTCAGCTGCGTGACCATCGTCTTTGAGTTCAACCGGCATGAGCACGTGCAGTCCAattctttttaaacatattCCATAAATGTCCCTCACCCGCCCATAtaacaccaaaataaaactaaatagatattacttttcattttatttgcaatCAGTAAGGGAAAGAACATTCTTTCATATCAAAAGGGGATCATACAGTTATGTCTATGCGTCTCAGGAGTCAAGGTTGCGGCGGTCAGTCTCTCAGTGGATTATGATATGACTGAATAAATAGACTGTACTGTTGCGAGGTCCCTTCAGTCGGCGTAGTGCATGATGGACTCCACGTAGTTGCCAGGGAACAGTCCGGTGACGCCGTTGCTGACACCCTCGAACCAGCCGTCGTCGTTCT
This genomic interval carries:
- the LOC104936694 gene encoding uncharacterized protein LOC104936694, which encodes MLAHSAGTSVEMSSVHTVLVFALVAAVSVTPVYALESCQSTDRDCHGHDKKTSPDAIRSRWNVNASNLMQDLDQFSVSCTKLIDAFPLDEVDGNFVRTVKNCIFSKSIPTPLKGPLRLAAVSKDVLEGILNVDMAVTQSEEFLHYASGGKLLPGSVPLAHRYGGHQFGYWAGQLGDGRAHSLGQYTDRNGGIWELQLKGSGKTPYSRSGDGRAVIRSSVREFLCSEAMHFLHVPTSRAASLIVSDEPVMRDQFYNGNVNTERGAVVLRLAKSWFRIGSLEILSQSGEIDLLRKLLNFVIDEHFSSIGSDDPDKYLVFYSTVVNETAHLIAQWMSVGFAHGVCNTDNFSLLSITIDYGPFGFMESYNPDFVPNTSDDEGRYSIGAQANVGLFNLEKLLTALSPVLTKKQQKEANVILKGYVHIYQMRFHQLFKAKLGLLRDEEDDGYLIAFLLKMMEDTQSDFTMTFRQLGEVSAQRLHNGNFTQMWALEDLSSHRLFSDWLSMYLLRLGRQQNDHDLDRQHRMNNVNPRYVLRNWMAESAIKKAEMNDFSEVELLHHILSSPFVTQETAEEAGYAARPPLWAKRLKVSCSS
- the pdss1 gene encoding all trans-polyprenyl-diphosphate synthase PDSS1 isoform X1 — translated: MAGPWWSQCRRWSTRCPNAGLRQTFRRLNGGCVSSLGRSPWSSGPRSEGRPSPLSTQINPNTLNFTSSLTRHKSRLLVHTIPSCCYRTIHSDAKPKDPFTLAQNDLKSLYDDIRKELFVSKEELKFLCDYYFDGKGKAIRPMIVVLMARALNIHSNRAGDLLPGQRAIAMISEMIHTASLVHDDVIDGSDKRRGKKTINNMWGERKAILVGDFILSAASMALARIGNITVVKVLSQVIEDLVRGEFMQLGSKENENERFKHYLEKTFKKTASLIANSCKAVSILVNSDPEVHEIAYQYGKNVGIAFQLVDDVLDFTSGASHLGKPTAADLKLGLATGPVLFACQQFPELHAMIMRRFSTKGDVDRAWQYVLQSDGVQQTNYLAQRYCQEAIRQVSMLRPSPERDALIRLTEMVLTRDK
- the pdss1 gene encoding all trans-polyprenyl-diphosphate synthase PDSS1 isoform X2, with the protein product MIVVLMARALNIHSNRAGDLLPGQRAIAMISEMIHTASLVHDDVIDGSDKRRGKKTINNMWGERKAILVGDFILSAASMALARIGNITVVKVLSQVIEDLVRGEFMQLGSKENENERFKHYLEKTFKKTASLIANSCKAVSILVNSDPEVHEIAYQYGKNVGIAFQLVDDVLDFTSGASHLGKPTAADLKLGLATGPVLFACQQFPELHAMIMRRFSTKGDVDRAWQYVLQSDGVQQTNYLAQRYCQEAIRQVSMLRPSPERDALIRLTEMVLTRDK